Proteins encoded within one genomic window of Alteribacter populi:
- the comGA gene encoding competence type IV pilus ATPase ComGA has translation MDVEQHAKRVLNDAAQNRASDIHILPQRSKGVIRYRIDGELVDAKVTSTAMLQKLIAHLKFLSGMDIGERRRPQNSSLEIMIQNQPYALRLSTFPMTYSETLVIRLLHQGKIPSIFELALFKSQARKMVQLSYASYGLILICGPTGSGKTTTLYSLMNESLQTEKRNIISLEDPVEQQHDEFLQMEVNEKAGVTYANGLKNVLRHDPDVIMIGEIRDEETAQMAVRAAMTGHLVLSTLHSSTPTMAIRRLAEFGLSSSDIQETLLAVSSQSLLKLACPLCGKECNYLCYRQRRRAAIFDILTGPALTTYMTEKKSPNSMQSQLMKKAFALGYLSDCEKERWVRRTYV, from the coding sequence ATGGATGTTGAACAACATGCAAAACGAGTGTTGAATGATGCTGCTCAAAACCGGGCTTCTGATATTCACATTTTACCCCAGCGCTCGAAAGGCGTTATTCGTTATCGCATTGACGGGGAGCTGGTAGATGCCAAAGTGACATCTACAGCGATGCTGCAAAAACTGATTGCGCATTTGAAGTTTTTATCCGGAATGGATATTGGTGAACGTAGAAGACCCCAAAACAGTTCACTAGAAATTATGATCCAAAATCAACCCTACGCCCTTCGTCTTTCCACATTTCCGATGACTTACTCCGAAACTCTTGTTATCCGCCTGCTTCATCAAGGAAAAATCCCTTCGATATTTGAACTTGCCTTATTTAAATCACAAGCTCGAAAAATGGTCCAACTCTCTTATGCTTCTTATGGGCTTATTCTAATTTGCGGCCCAACTGGCTCCGGTAAGACAACCACATTATATTCTCTTATGAACGAAAGCCTCCAAACAGAAAAACGAAACATAATCTCTCTTGAAGATCCTGTTGAACAACAACACGATGAATTTCTGCAAATGGAAGTGAATGAAAAGGCAGGTGTGACCTATGCAAATGGCTTGAAGAATGTTCTTCGTCACGATCCTGATGTGATCATGATTGGGGAAATTCGTGATGAAGAAACGGCTCAAATGGCTGTTCGAGCTGCTATGACAGGTCACCTTGTGTTATCCACGTTGCATTCATCAACACCGACAATGGCGATTAGAAGGCTGGCTGAGTTCGGGCTTTCATCGTCAGACATTCAGGAGACGCTTTTAGCTGTGAGTTCACAATCATTATTAAAGCTGGCTTGTCCGTTGTGTGGAAAGGAGTGTAATTACCTTTGTTATCGTCAACGGAGAAGAGCCGCCATTTTTGATATCCTAACCGGGCCTGCGTTAACAACGTATATGACAGAGAAAAAATCACCAAATTCGATGCAATCTCAGCTAATGAAAAAAGCATTTGCCTTAGGTTATTTATCTGATTGTGAAAAGGAGAGGTGGGTGAGACGTACGTATGTTTAG
- a CDS encoding DUF2626 domain-containing protein — MDRMFRVISFWTGIMAVLFLVGEMHEMAMLFFGQTGVFLALSYLKLTERTYIYIFGAYLTLFFVGFTYYTTFIMVPGVGGH; from the coding sequence ATGGATCGCATGTTCCGAGTAATTAGTTTTTGGACCGGAATAATGGCCGTTCTCTTTTTGGTTGGTGAGATGCACGAGATGGCGATGTTGTTCTTTGGTCAAACAGGCGTTTTCTTAGCGTTAAGCTACCTGAAACTGACTGAGCGTACATACATTTACATCTTCGGCGCATACTTAACGTTATTTTTCGTTGGGTTTACTTACTACACCACTTTCATCATGGTACCAGGAGTTGGCGGACATTAA
- a CDS encoding ComGF family competence protein — MNSEHDVYTNKRKEQGFTLLEVLTTLVLLFLISSLLLSIFPLLHQNENNRSYHEETALFFIQLQLKIRNSDMFWIDSGGRRLVLLVKEGSDEQMESFILHNQRVVRQVEGAGYDVYLEGVNDIYFTEVNRGVEVVIENTQNKQYTKRLNHMNSKAGEEHEQ; from the coding sequence ATGAACAGCGAACACGATGTTTACACGAATAAACGTAAAGAACAAGGTTTTACCCTTCTTGAAGTTCTCACTACTCTCGTACTCCTGTTTTTGATTTCCTCGCTTCTCCTATCAATCTTCCCATTGCTGCATCAGAACGAAAATAACCGTTCATACCATGAAGAAACAGCTCTATTTTTCATCCAGTTACAATTAAAAATACGTAATAGTGATATGTTTTGGATTGATAGCGGAGGAAGACGACTTGTTCTTCTGGTAAAAGAAGGTAGTGACGAGCAAATGGAGTCATTTATCCTTCATAACCAGCGTGTTGTAAGACAAGTCGAAGGAGCCGGATATGATGTGTATTTAGAAGGAGTCAACGATATTTATTTTACTGAAGTTAACCGAGGGGTTGAAGTGGTTATAGAAAATACACAAAATAAACAGTATACTAAAAGGCTTAACCACATGAATTCTAAGGCTGGTGAAGAACATGAACAATGA
- the comGC gene encoding competence type IV pilus major pilin ComGC has translation MKGFLKEEKGFTLIEMVIVLMIISVLLLIAVPSLTKNTEVANKKGCEATVEMVQAQVASYEVSTSEKLTDLATLESEGYVDRIKCPDNRSLTLTDGVVGVED, from the coding sequence ATGAAAGGATTTTTGAAGGAAGAGAAGGGGTTTACCTTAATTGAAATGGTTATTGTGTTAATGATTATCAGTGTTCTTCTCTTGATAGCTGTTCCTAGTTTGACTAAAAACACAGAGGTCGCAAACAAAAAAGGCTGCGAAGCAACGGTAGAAATGGTTCAAGCTCAGGTGGCGTCTTATGAAGTAAGCACCTCAGAAAAGCTCACTGATTTAGCAACGCTAGAATCTGAAGGGTATGTAGATCGGATTAAGTGTCCTGATAATCGGAGCTTAACATTAACCGACGGGGTAGTCGGAGTTGAAGATTGA
- the comGG gene encoding competence type IV pilus minor pilin ComGG — MNNEHGFVLLMTVLIMFLLSGLILHQSKLLVTEREFTNNYREWVIMDTLLQRGREEVATLILQDHDGTLLISENVTENGTIQYDIVPLENDQAHVTLKVKTSGGNDRMGTFTIDLKTGVVSDWREGKVVS, encoded by the coding sequence ATGAACAATGAACATGGATTTGTTTTGTTGATGACAGTCTTAATTATGTTTTTGTTGAGTGGCTTGATTCTTCATCAAAGTAAGTTGCTCGTTACCGAGCGGGAATTCACGAATAATTACCGAGAATGGGTGATAATGGACACACTTCTTCAAAGAGGGAGAGAGGAAGTTGCCACATTGATTCTTCAGGATCATGATGGTACGTTGTTGATAAGTGAAAATGTCACAGAAAATGGCACAATTCAATATGACATTGTCCCATTGGAGAACGACCAAGCACATGTTACTTTAAAAGTAAAAACTAGCGGAGGAAATGATCGCATGGGGACATTTACGATTGATTTAAAAACAGGCGTTGTGTCTGATTGGAGAGAGGGAAAGGTGGTTTCGTGA
- a CDS encoding ABC transporter permease, which yields MAPEISNTSMLLLIFFVLIPVSLSYIYALGLSKSIAWSSFRGVVQLFLIGYVLTYLFSLPPMIGISFMLIVMITVATFHASKKGVGIPFARPVIFGVIIGIEFLVLAMWLGFDMISFQPDQVIPMSGMVIGNSMVAIGLALERMKSEFKEAKGKLVAALALGARPRQASTILIRKIVKAAMIPNVDGLKTVGLVQLPGMMTGLILGGVAPVEAIRYQIVISLSIFASVSLAAMFVTVIFYRFFFNKEMQLVAIDNEN from the coding sequence ATGGCGCCGGAAATTTCAAACACATCGATGTTACTTCTCATCTTTTTTGTGCTCATTCCTGTTTCATTATCTTACATATATGCTTTAGGGTTAAGTAAATCTATTGCCTGGTCTTCGTTCCGGGGAGTCGTCCAGTTATTTTTAATTGGCTATGTATTAACTTACTTATTCTCGCTGCCACCTATGATCGGAATCAGTTTTATGCTCATCGTAATGATAACAGTCGCTACTTTCCATGCGAGTAAAAAAGGGGTGGGAATTCCATTTGCTCGTCCTGTGATTTTTGGGGTTATCATCGGCATTGAATTCCTTGTCCTTGCAATGTGGTTAGGGTTTGATATGATTAGTTTCCAACCTGATCAGGTCATTCCAATGAGCGGTATGGTAATAGGAAATAGTATGGTTGCGATTGGACTTGCTTTAGAAAGGATGAAAAGCGAGTTTAAGGAAGCGAAAGGAAAGCTTGTTGCTGCTCTTGCTTTAGGTGCTAGACCAAGGCAGGCGTCGACGATTCTTATACGGAAAATCGTAAAGGCCGCGATGATTCCAAACGTAGATGGATTAAAGACTGTCGGACTCGTTCAGCTTCCGGGAATGATGACCGGACTTATTTTGGGCGGAGTCGCTCCAGTCGAAGCAATACGTTATCAGATTGTCATTTCCTTAAGTATTTTTGCTTCTGTTTCGCTTGCAGCGATGTTTGTGACCGTTATTTTTTATCGCTTTTTCTTTAATAAAGAAATGCAGCTCGTTGCCATCGATAATGAGAATTAA
- the comGB gene encoding competence type IV pilus assembly protein ComGB yields the protein MFSIKGNKPFKSHYDKGDWLQQLEALVNEGYPLKESLHILAQYYKGKSREMILDLNEALLQGEGFAEQLGRYGFSKEVTNYLSIMEKHGDLQKGLQTTAALCFTKHDLIEKGRKLLQYPLIMLSSLILLVTIVLRSIVPQFEDFFFQLDQELPVMTKVLFASLSIIDLPFLVVIAIVVSIVFWKMKSLPSYKRIKIMMKVPILNSYGRRILTYLFVSQLAPMLENGMSLNKALKMMAADSQFPFYQYEAETIRSDIQRGLPFSEVVGERSWYEPQLVTVIALAEAKGKVGEELMRYGMFLFHRLTHQLQQLVQRLQPVLYIVVGGFVLLLFMSLMLPVFQMTDTW from the coding sequence ATGTTTAGTATCAAAGGAAATAAGCCTTTTAAAAGTCATTATGACAAGGGGGATTGGTTACAGCAATTGGAGGCTCTCGTGAATGAAGGGTACCCATTAAAAGAATCGCTCCATATTTTAGCTCAGTACTATAAAGGGAAATCCCGAGAGATGATTCTTGACCTTAATGAAGCCTTACTCCAGGGAGAAGGCTTCGCTGAGCAATTAGGACGGTATGGGTTCTCGAAGGAAGTTACCAATTATTTATCAATTATGGAAAAACACGGTGACTTGCAAAAGGGCTTGCAGACGACGGCTGCATTGTGTTTTACGAAGCACGACCTTATAGAAAAAGGAAGAAAATTATTGCAATACCCATTAATCATGCTGAGTTCTCTTATCCTCCTCGTTACAATTGTCTTACGCTCGATTGTTCCTCAATTTGAAGATTTTTTCTTCCAACTAGATCAAGAGCTTCCTGTGATGACAAAAGTATTGTTCGCCTCTCTTTCAATTATTGACTTGCCTTTCTTAGTTGTAATAGCAATTGTAGTGAGCATCGTGTTTTGGAAAATGAAATCTTTGCCTTCGTATAAGCGGATAAAAATCATGATGAAAGTTCCAATTCTCAATAGCTATGGACGAAGGATTCTTACCTATTTGTTTGTATCGCAGCTTGCACCAATGCTGGAGAATGGTATGTCTTTAAACAAGGCACTAAAGATGATGGCAGCTGATAGTCAGTTTCCCTTTTATCAATACGAAGCAGAAACAATCAGGAGTGATATCCAACGAGGTCTTCCTTTTTCGGAAGTAGTAGGAGAACGGTCTTGGTATGAGCCACAGCTAGTAACGGTTATAGCATTGGCAGAAGCAAAAGGAAAAGTGGGGGAGGAACTAATGAGGTATGGTATGTTTTTATTTCATCGTCTTACGCATCAGCTTCAGCAACTCGTTCAACGACTTCAGCCAGTCTTGTATATCGTTGTTGGAGGATTTGTTTTACTTTTGTTTATGTCTCTTATGCTTCCTGTATTTCAAATGACTGACACTTGGTAA
- a CDS encoding YtxH domain-containing protein: MSKMDTKDFIIGAVVGGIVGASAAMLVAPKSGKELRADINDKATTAKDKTVEFTNVAKEKGNEYSQIAKEKSGEWSEVAKEQWNRVADKTSRLTDKANSLSDEMTSDVKNMMEEEKEEGQKLANQVIKEIEETRDKLKDDVTELNSK; encoded by the coding sequence ATGAGTAAAATGGATACGAAAGATTTTATTATTGGAGCCGTAGTAGGTGGAATTGTTGGAGCTTCAGCAGCGATGCTAGTCGCACCAAAGTCAGGTAAAGAGTTGCGTGCAGACATTAATGACAAAGCAACGACTGCAAAGGACAAAACAGTAGAGTTCACAAACGTTGCTAAAGAAAAAGGAAACGAGTATTCTCAAATCGCAAAAGAAAAGTCCGGTGAATGGAGTGAAGTGGCCAAAGAACAATGGAATCGGGTCGCTGACAAAACGTCTCGCTTAACTGATAAAGCAAATTCATTGAGTGATGAAATGACATCAGATGTAAAAAACATGATGGAGGAAGAAAAAGAAGAAGGACAAAAGCTTGCTAACCAAGTCATAAAAGAAATTGAAGAAACACGAGATAAACTAAAAGATGACGTTACGGAACTTAATAGTAAATAA
- a CDS encoding class I SAM-dependent methyltransferase has product MKKFWVDLIKSQPDEALAYHDFIEHALYHPKVGYYMNPNIKLGIKGDFYTSNHVHPVFAWTFARFFSDVIEKEELQPTILEWGAGEGRFCLNVLNYFREKMPDVYEKLSYLIVEASEYHRKQLYKIVEEHQDKVAVYASFDELKKADYYGEGVVFSNELVDAFPVHVVEKNADGNLDEVFVTLKEGHLAETKMTCENKELLGWAEQYGPRVPIGHRTEICLQMKKWISDISEWLKRGVVVTVDYGYSNEEKSSPALKDGSLRGYKEHKMIKNPLLYPGEMDLTAHVQWDAFRKLAEENGLEILIHDTQTQFLLKSGLFSFLQTSIEYSNPFSTQMKQNRAIQSLVYPGGISQAFQVNVCTKKLTKRERYRYYTEDPYAVKENP; this is encoded by the coding sequence TTGAAAAAGTTTTGGGTAGATCTCATAAAATCTCAGCCTGACGAGGCTTTAGCCTATCATGATTTTATCGAACACGCTTTATATCACCCAAAAGTGGGTTATTATATGAACCCGAACATTAAACTAGGAATCAAAGGGGATTTTTATACGAGTAATCACGTTCACCCGGTTTTTGCCTGGACATTTGCCCGTTTTTTTTCTGATGTTATCGAAAAGGAGGAATTGCAGCCAACAATTTTAGAGTGGGGAGCAGGAGAAGGGCGTTTTTGTTTGAATGTGTTAAATTATTTTCGCGAAAAAATGCCGGATGTATATGAGAAACTGTCTTACTTAATTGTAGAAGCGAGCGAGTATCATCGAAAGCAACTGTATAAAATTGTGGAAGAACATCAGGATAAAGTAGCCGTGTATGCAAGTTTTGATGAATTGAAAAAAGCAGACTATTATGGTGAAGGAGTTGTTTTTTCAAATGAACTTGTGGATGCTTTTCCAGTCCATGTTGTGGAAAAGAACGCAGATGGAAATCTTGATGAAGTATTTGTGACATTAAAAGAAGGTCACCTCGCAGAAACGAAGATGACTTGTGAGAACAAAGAGCTTTTGGGTTGGGCCGAACAATACGGTCCGAGAGTACCAATTGGGCACCGTACCGAAATTTGTTTACAAATGAAGAAATGGATTTCTGACATTTCTGAGTGGTTAAAGCGTGGGGTAGTCGTTACGGTTGATTATGGTTATTCAAATGAGGAAAAAAGCAGTCCTGCATTAAAAGATGGTTCCCTTCGAGGGTATAAGGAGCACAAAATGATAAAGAACCCTCTATTATACCCAGGAGAGATGGACCTCACTGCTCATGTTCAATGGGATGCGTTTAGGAAGTTGGCCGAAGAAAATGGTTTGGAGATCCTTATTCATGATACACAAACGCAATTCTTATTAAAGTCTGGTCTCTTTTCATTTTTACAAACCTCTATAGAATATTCAAATCCTTTTTCAACTCAGATGAAGCAAAACCGAGCAATCCAGTCTCTTGTTTATCCGGGTGGAATAAGCCAAGCGTTTCAAGTGAACGTTTGTACAAAGAAGTTAACAAAAAGGGAGCGGTATCGTTATTACACGGAAGATCCTTATGCAGTAAAAGAAAACCCATAA
- a CDS encoding MTH1187 family thiamine-binding protein — protein sequence MVRGLSFQKGIIFMGKKYVSCSYEQGGKIRTWVKPITPGSMLQIGKIVYSSMPVWFHTVLVAVILLTVFPDLYEWWTGTILLWGGLPITSVLVFAAGTHFWFPRELKKYHGAEHKVFSYRGKVSTINQRHIGDAKITNRHCSTNAIVLYFFTFFMMLVVMLVIGSTFDVAFDTAALTAIFTMPLTTYMLNRTKETSIHRFFIRISYALQLYVTTAKPNDKHLKTAIRSYRRLAFKEFPHKVKGKQKHKTKSKERSNMVIADVSIIPVGKATTSESEQIAKIQDTLQQYEGKISFEVHAMSTVIEAELSVLFEVLQKIHEAPFEDGIQRVATNIRIDDRRDKSDSMKEKEDRVKGETNH from the coding sequence ATGGTCCGGGGCCTTTCTTTCCAAAAAGGCATCATTTTTATGGGGAAAAAATATGTGTCCTGTTCTTATGAGCAAGGAGGGAAAATAAGAACCTGGGTAAAGCCAATAACGCCGGGGTCTATGCTTCAGATCGGAAAAATTGTGTATTCGTCTATGCCTGTTTGGTTCCACACTGTTCTAGTAGCTGTGATACTCTTAACAGTGTTTCCAGATCTGTATGAGTGGTGGACTGGGACGATACTGCTTTGGGGTGGATTGCCGATTACATCTGTACTAGTTTTTGCAGCAGGAACACATTTCTGGTTCCCGCGGGAGTTGAAGAAATATCATGGAGCTGAGCATAAAGTCTTTAGTTATCGTGGAAAAGTAAGTACCATCAACCAACGTCATATTGGCGATGCAAAAATTACGAACCGACATTGCTCCACCAACGCAATCGTTCTTTATTTTTTTACTTTTTTTATGATGCTAGTCGTTATGCTAGTAATAGGTTCAACCTTCGATGTAGCTTTTGATACTGCGGCATTGACAGCTATTTTTACGATGCCGCTAACAACGTACATGTTAAATCGAACAAAAGAAACATCTATCCATCGATTTTTCATCCGAATATCCTACGCATTACAGCTTTATGTGACGACAGCTAAACCAAACGACAAACATTTGAAGACCGCAATTCGATCCTACCGCAGACTGGCGTTTAAAGAGTTCCCGCACAAGGTAAAGGGAAAACAAAAGCATAAAACAAAGTCAAAGGAGCGATCGAACATGGTAATTGCTGACGTATCTATTATCCCTGTGGGGAAAGCTACGACAAGTGAGTCTGAACAAATTGCAAAAATTCAGGACACCCTTCAACAATATGAAGGAAAAATTTCATTTGAAGTTCATGCGATGAGTACGGTAATTGAGGCAGAGCTTTCGGTCTTATTTGAAGTCTTGCAAAAGATTCATGAAGCCCCTTTTGAAGACGGAATCCAACGCGTAGCAACAAATATTCGAATTGATGATAGACGTGATAAGTCCGATTCAATGAAAGAAAAAGAGGATCGAGTCAAGGGAGAAACAAATCACTAA
- a CDS encoding YqgQ family protein, with protein MKTYFEIQQLVKRFGTVIYTGDRFQDVEMMEEEVKELYQMGMIEKGVYLQAKTVLLNEKNKAKTN; from the coding sequence ATGAAAACTTATTTCGAGATTCAGCAATTAGTTAAACGGTTCGGGACTGTTATCTATACAGGTGATCGTTTTCAAGATGTTGAGATGATGGAAGAAGAAGTAAAAGAGCTTTATCAAATGGGAATGATTGAAAAGGGTGTCTACCTTCAGGCTAAAACAGTTTTATTAAATGAAAAGAATAAAGCTAAAACGAACTAA
- a CDS encoding MBL fold metallo-hydrolase, with the protein MKFIRMPLGPLQTNGYLVHNEKDAVFIDPGAEGEKVITAIEEAGVTLQAVILTHAHFDHIGGVERLVQHFDVPLYVHKEEAEWLKEPAKNGSSLFPGIEPISVTWTPKLLSGEGEWKVGPFSFQMFETPGHSPGSISFYMSDENIIFSGDILFQGGIGRTDLPGGSMDTLLSTIHSKLLTLPDETTVANGHGPTTTIGEEKEMNPFLNGF; encoded by the coding sequence TTGAAATTTATACGAATGCCATTAGGTCCCTTACAAACAAATGGGTACCTGGTACATAACGAAAAAGATGCTGTTTTTATTGACCCAGGTGCTGAAGGTGAGAAAGTTATCACGGCCATTGAAGAAGCAGGGGTAACACTGCAAGCCGTCATCCTCACTCACGCTCACTTTGATCACATTGGTGGCGTTGAGAGGTTAGTACAGCATTTTGATGTTCCGTTGTATGTTCACAAGGAGGAAGCAGAGTGGTTGAAAGAGCCTGCGAAAAATGGTTCCAGTTTATTTCCTGGCATCGAACCAATTAGTGTAACATGGACTCCGAAGCTACTTTCAGGAGAAGGGGAATGGAAAGTGGGACCGTTTTCGTTTCAAATGTTTGAAACACCAGGGCACTCGCCAGGTAGTATTTCCTTTTATATGTCTGATGAAAATATTATTTTTTCAGGAGACATTCTTTTTCAAGGAGGGATAGGAAGGACTGACCTTCCGGGTGGCAGTATGGACACACTTCTCAGTACTATTCATTCAAAACTCCTAACCCTTCCTGATGAAACCACTGTAGCCAATGGACATGGCCCAACGACGACAATCGGGGAAGAAAAAGAAATGAACCCGTTTTTAAATGGGTTTTAA
- a CDS encoding ROK family glucokinase, with protein MAKATWLAGVDVGGTTIKLAIFTEEGDFVKKWEVPTDTRDSGHNIPKDIAQTLHETLQLMDADFSFLKGIGVGAPGFIEVETGFIYHAVNIGWKNYPLKERLEKETSVPVFADNDANLAAAGEMWKGAGNGAQNMLCVTLGTGVGGGIISEGLVVHGAYGMAGEIGHITSVPEGGTPCNCGKTGCLETVSSATGIVRLAMEKIQTQKEGALYSLFNEKGTLTSKDVFDAAQQHDTIALDVVHEAMYQLGLAIGNLANSLNPNVIVIGGGVSRAGEYLLKALHPHFNRFALPKIAEETTLRIANLGNDAGVIGAAWLVKQNSMRR; from the coding sequence ATGGCGAAAGCAACATGGCTAGCAGGAGTAGATGTCGGGGGAACGACGATCAAGCTTGCTATTTTTACCGAAGAAGGTGATTTCGTAAAAAAATGGGAAGTGCCTACTGACACACGAGATTCCGGACATAATATTCCAAAGGATATTGCTCAAACCCTTCATGAAACACTCCAGTTGATGGATGCTGATTTTTCCTTTTTGAAAGGGATTGGCGTAGGAGCTCCAGGCTTTATTGAAGTGGAAACGGGGTTTATTTATCATGCCGTCAACATCGGTTGGAAAAACTATCCGCTAAAAGAACGATTAGAAAAAGAAACCAGTGTTCCAGTCTTTGCAGATAATGACGCGAACTTGGCTGCAGCCGGCGAAATGTGGAAAGGCGCTGGGAACGGGGCTCAAAACATGCTTTGTGTAACCTTAGGTACAGGAGTTGGCGGTGGCATTATTTCCGAAGGGCTCGTCGTTCACGGTGCGTATGGCATGGCAGGGGAAATTGGTCACATTACTTCAGTGCCTGAAGGTGGCACCCCTTGTAACTGCGGTAAGACAGGGTGTTTAGAAACGGTAAGCTCTGCTACGGGAATTGTGAGATTGGCAATGGAAAAAATTCAAACACAAAAGGAAGGCGCGCTCTATTCGCTTTTCAATGAAAAAGGAACACTCACCTCTAAAGATGTTTTTGATGCTGCTCAACAACATGACACGATTGCATTAGATGTTGTCCATGAGGCGATGTACCAATTAGGACTAGCGATCGGGAATTTGGCGAACAGCTTAAATCCAAATGTGATTGTCATCGGTGGAGGCGTATCAAGAGCTGGAGAATATCTCTTAAAGGCACTCCATCCACATTTTAATCGTTTTGCATTACCGAAGATCGCTGAGGAAACGACACTTCGCATTGCTAATTTAGGAAATGACGCTGGTGTGATTGGAGCGGCTTGGCTCGTAAAACAAAATAGCATGAGGAGATAG
- a CDS encoding ABC transporter ATP-binding protein: MKNLIEMTSVTTNILKNISLQVEKGEVITLIGASGAGKSSLLMLLNRLNDPSEGTIHYRGKDVKAYNITALRKSIGMVFQSSSLFDGTVKDNLKYGPHLFGEWEEGMGERLLENVQLPVSYLTKDVEELSGGEKQRVAFARTLANRPDILLLDEVTSALDLKNVELIEEFLLNLVPSRVHAVLMVTHDVSQAKRLGDRTIFMDEGRIVEQGKTSDMFENPQTEMLKYFLKE, translated from the coding sequence ATGAAAAACCTTATCGAAATGACAAGTGTAACCACGAACATTTTAAAAAACATATCGCTTCAGGTAGAAAAGGGGGAAGTTATTACCCTCATCGGAGCTTCGGGTGCAGGAAAAAGTAGTTTACTCATGTTGTTAAACCGCTTGAACGATCCCTCAGAAGGGACGATTCACTATCGGGGAAAAGACGTAAAGGCCTATAATATTACTGCTCTAAGGAAGTCGATTGGGATGGTATTTCAATCATCGTCCCTTTTTGACGGTACAGTAAAAGATAATTTAAAATATGGGCCCCATTTGTTTGGTGAATGGGAAGAAGGCATGGGTGAAAGGCTGCTTGAAAATGTCCAGCTGCCAGTTTCTTATTTAACAAAGGATGTAGAAGAACTATCTGGTGGTGAAAAGCAGAGAGTAGCTTTCGCTCGTACATTAGCCAACCGGCCGGACATCCTCCTGCTAGATGAAGTTACAAGTGCTCTTGACTTAAAAAATGTGGAATTAATTGAGGAATTTTTATTAAATTTGGTTCCTTCGCGTGTTCACGCTGTGTTAATGGTTACTCATGATGTAAGTCAGGCAAAGAGATTAGGTGATCGTACAATCTTTATGGACGAGGGAAGAATAGTGGAGCAGGGGAAAACCTCAGACATGTTTGAAAACCCTCAAACAGAAATGCTGAAGTACTTTTTAAAGGAGTGA
- the comGD gene encoding competence type IV pilus minor pilin ComGD, whose translation MKIDLFHAYTEKGYTLIEILVVVSLLSILLLIAVPQLKQENVFEEVEGFFTTLEKDLYNAQMKAITDGAAVFFIFDPIDHSYTIRQGLTTIEKRQFPIGLELRGTSLGYSNLRFLASGNIRQSGTFTFLYEEHLFRLVFVFMRGRFYIEGL comes from the coding sequence TTGAAGATTGACCTGTTTCATGCATATACAGAAAAAGGCTATACACTTATAGAAATACTCGTAGTAGTAAGTCTTTTGTCAATTCTATTACTTATCGCTGTTCCCCAACTAAAGCAGGAAAATGTTTTTGAGGAAGTAGAAGGTTTTTTTACCACTTTAGAAAAAGATCTATACAATGCGCAAATGAAAGCTATTACAGACGGAGCAGCAGTGTTTTTTATTTTTGATCCCATAGACCACTCCTATACGATCCGCCAAGGGTTGACGACGATAGAGAAACGTCAATTTCCAATAGGTCTAGAGCTTAGAGGGACATCGCTGGGGTATAGCAATCTTCGCTTCTTAGCTTCAGGAAATATTAGGCAGTCTGGCACTTTCACATTTCTTTATGAAGAGCATTTATTCAGGCTTGTGTTTGTGTTTATGAGGGGACGTTTTTATATTGAGGGATTGTAG
- a CDS encoding DUF2759 domain-containing protein produces MALGIIFLLVTILSAIGLFRELKNKNFFAVGFAAVTVAVFGWFSVMTIFAYIVRGGGGAMM; encoded by the coding sequence ATGGCACTTGGTATCATCTTCTTGTTGGTCACCATTTTATCCGCCATCGGTCTATTCCGTGAGTTGAAAAACAAAAATTTCTTCGCTGTCGGTTTTGCAGCCGTTACTGTAGCAGTTTTCGGTTGGTTTTCAGTGATGACAATCTTCGCGTACATCGTACGCGGCGGCGGTGGAGCGATGATGTAG